In one Lolium rigidum isolate FL_2022 chromosome 3, APGP_CSIRO_Lrig_0.1, whole genome shotgun sequence genomic region, the following are encoded:
- the LOC124702169 gene encoding uncharacterized protein LOC124702169 isoform X3, protein MPRGTRKRRREPSPDAAAGQRKLLPGEVVEVCSFDPGLCGSWHQAVVIDMLDNFRSVRYNDFVDDNDNGSPLVEKVKVSDAVDGKSSVPGGFTRGKIRPVHPHQPLQVSDATYGLCVDALVEGSYWEGVIADHAEGCVERKVLFPDEGDERVMAVDQLRHTQDWDEVTGKWKPRGFWLLLQLLLSYEEKDGLPASVRQIWYDLRSDPSLLTEANLWMCGTESFWERSVAILIAELWSVCGRPLQDGYHSCRSAEALTSADFPNKKVEPTVLDKLDPTTADISQTMSEFISYYRSNDRIGARAKRDPIKRHLKSLGWTFVEDRPKNKYCVSPDGKRFISLIGACEAYLAQKDCHTNHLVLHRVTRSNEYINPTGMDLALRENTSYNKLSTNASTWKPEQLNAELSPLIGSLLVSYQEGTTLSQRHISETMRMKLKKHLLALGWSIEVREDKVIRHQGKPDISKRYRYKSPFGKTYFSILKVLKSFTVQCDKQVQGNRIEDNYLAADRVNLDATVLSDLTRLGKRKRGQKSDDIRKYIDFMEADAQNSRKKKCLRLKAKNFLKSAGWKVWRKKKSSKKREPRYVAPHGKSYNCLLAACKGYLEQGYHQENNASFGITTDDMFTLTTCHGKSKKRKSSSAPMNQARVLTSRHGQILPSQHRAKTVLSLLVEKNILLPRVKLIYKQRSDGPQIKEGSVVRDGIKCRCCNELFSLESFEVHAGCSTQFPAAHMFLKDGRSLSQCLVELMGENKPKDSLHVRLKKNYSDLESDSICSICNDGGDILLCDGCPSAFHHACVGLEATPKGSWYCPSCRCSICDSGDYDPDTNKFTEKTVMYCDQCEREYHVGCIRNKDDQLTCCPEGCWFCSRECSEIFQHLQELIGKPIPTSVEGLSCTILKFDRENVSGNVDFDNEKMAEQYGKLCIALDVLHECFVTIIEPRTRRDVSEDIVFNRESDLRRLNFRGFYTILLQKDGELLSVGTFRVCGKKFAELPLIGTRVQYRRQGMCRLIMNELEKLLSGWGVERLLLPAVPQLLETWTGPFGFTAMSNSDRFDLAESSILSFQGTTMCHKILNAAGHNPKDLSIQLILNAEQMELGENSIVSFERTTSNHSEELKVTALTNSNSLELRENSIFSSWGSTIYQKVSSDAFGHPEELNGSEYQVECTGIVREILESDSQESTSVVIEDTDRLEHELLLEIRSNSGEEDSCAIDVPTTTPNQEVSFTVDTHEQPYGRHKPIVTFFMEC, encoded by the exons ATGCCGCGCGGGACCCGGAAGCGGAGGCGCGAGCCGTCCCCTGACGCCGCGGCCGGGCAGAGGAAGCTCCTCCCCGGCGAAGTCGTCGAG GTCTGTAGTTTTGATCCAGGGCTGTGTGGATCATGGCATCAGGCAGTAGTCATTGATATGTTGGACAACTTTCGCTCTGTAAGGTACAATGATTTTGTTGATGACAATGATAACGGGTCACCTCTTGTTGAGAAAGTTAAGGTATCAGATGCTGTTGATGGCAAGTCAAGTGTGCCTGGGGGATTcactcgtggaaaaataagaccggtGCATCCACATCAACCGCTGCAGGTATCTGATGCAACCTATGGACTCTGTGTTGATGCACTGGTGGAAGGATCCTACTGGGAAGGTGTTATCGCTGATCATGCTGAAGGATGCGTGGAGAGGAAGGTCCTTTTTCCTGATGAAGGCGATGAACGCGTTATGGCGGTTGATCAGCTGCGCCATACTCAAGATTGGGATGAAGTTACTGGCAAATGGAAACCACGCGGATTCTGGTTGCTTCTCCAGTTGCTTTTATCATATGAAGAGAAAGATGGCTTGCCTGCATCAGTCAGGCAAATATGGTACGACTTGAGAtcagatccttccttgttgacagaAGCCAATTTGTGGATGTGTGGGACAGAATCTTTTTGGGAGAGATCAGTTGCAATCCTTATTGCAGAATTGTGGTCCGTGTGTGGCAGACCTCTCCAAGATGGATATCACTCTTGTAGATCAGCAGAAGCTTTAACATCTGCAGACTTCCCAAATAAGAAGGTCGAGCCCACTGTCTTGGATAAGCTGGATCCCACAACAGCTGATATCTCCCAGACAATGTCAGAGTTCATCTCATACTATCGGAGCAATGACAGGATAGGTGCTCGTGCCAAGAGGGATCCTATAAAGCGCCATCTTAAATCATTAGGGTGGACCTTTGTAGAAGATAGACCCAAGAACAAGTATTGTGTCTCACCTGATGGAAAGCGCTTCATATCTCTTATAGGAGCATGTGAGGCTTATCTGGCACAGAAGGATTGTCATACAAATCATTTGGTTTTACATAGAGTGACACGAAGTAATGAATATATCAACCCAACTGGCATGGATCTTGCCCTAAGGGAGAACACATCCTACAATAAATTGAGTACGAATGCCTCTACTTGGAAACCAGAGCAATTGAATGCAGAACTTTCCCCACTGATAGGGTCACTGCTTGTTAGTTACCAAGAGGGCACCACCCTTTCCCAGAGACACATTAGTGAAACCATGAGGATGAAGCTGAAGAAGCATCTGTTGGCATTAGGTTGGAGTATTGAGGTCAGAGAAGATAAAGTTATAAGACATCAAGGTAAACCAGATATTAGTAAGAGATATCGGTACAAGTCACCTTTCGGGAAGACCTATTTTTCTATCCTTAAAGTACTCAAAAGCTTCACAGTTCAATGTGATAAACAAGTTCAAGGGAACAGAATTGAAGACAATTATTTGGCAGCAGACAGAGTAAATCTTGATGCAACAGTTTTGAGTGACCTGACAAGACTTGGTAAACGCAAACGTGGACAGAAATCTGATGACATAAGAAAATACATAGACTTCATGGAAGCAGATGCGCAGAACTCCAGGAAAAAGAAATGCCTgagattaaaagctaagaacttcCTCAAATCTGCTGGGTGGAAAGTCTGGCGAAAGAAAAAATCTAGTAAGAAGCGGGAACCCCGTTATGTTGCTCCACATGGAAAGTCCTACAACTGTCTGCTGGCAGCATGTAAAGGATACCTAGAGCAAGGATATCACCAGGAGAATAATGCAAGCTTTGGGATCACCACCGATGACATGTTTACCTTGACTACATGTCAtggaaaatccaagaaaagaaaatcatCATCAGCTCCTATGAATCAGGCACGAGTTTTGACTTCAAGACATGGACAGATCCTGCCATCTCAGCATCGTGCTAAAACTGTTCTGTCTTTGTTGGTAGAAAAAAACATTCTATTACCTAGAGTTAAACTTATTTATAAGCAAAGAAGTGATGGGCCTCAGATAAAGGAAGGTTCTGTTGTTAGAGATGGAATAAAATGCAGGTGTTGTAATGAACTATTCAGTCTGGAAAGTTTCGAGGTTCATGCTGGGTGCAGTACTCAGTTTCCTGCTGCACATATGTTCTTAAAGGATGGGAGGTCCCTTTCACAGTGTTTAGTTGAATTAATGGGTGAAAACAAGCCCAAAGATTCACTGCATGTGCGCTTGAAGAAAAATTATTCAGATCTGGAAAGTGATTCAATATGCTCTATATGCAATGATGGCGGGGACATATTACTTTGTGACGGTTGCCCTTCAGccttccatcatgcttgtgttggtcTGGAG GCCACTCCAAAAGGAAGCTGGTACTGTCCATCTTGTAGATGCAGTATTTGTGACTCTGGTGATTATGATCCTGATACCAACAAATTCACTGAGAAGACTGTTATGTATTGTGATCAGTGTGAACGTGAAT ATCATGTTGGTTGCATTAGAAACAAAGATGATCAGCTTACCTGCTGTCCAGAAGGGTGCTGGTTTTGCAGTAGGGAATGCTCAGAG ATATTCCAGCATTTGCAAGAGCTTATTGGGAAACCAATTCCAACTTCAGTTGAAGGCTTATCATGTACCATACTGAAATTTGATAGAGAAAATGTCAGTGGCAATGTCGATTTTGACAATGAGAAAATGGCAGAACAGTATGGCAAGTTGTGCATTGCACTTGATGTTCTTCATGAATGTTTTGTTACTATTATCGAGCCCCGCACACGGAGGGATGTTTCTGAAGATATCGTGTTCAATAGAGA ATCAGATCTCAGACGCCTTAATTTTAGGGGATTCTACACGATACTTCTCCAGAAAGATGGTGAGCTATTATCTGTCGGCACTTTTAG GGTATGCGGGAAGAAGTTTGCTGAGCTGCCTCTTATTGGCACAAGAGTTCAATATCGTCGACAAGGAATGTGTCGCCTTATTATGAATGAACTGGAGAAG TTACTCTCTGGCTGGGGGGTGGAAAGGCTTCTCTTACCGGCAGTTCCTCAGCTTCTGGAAACATGGACAGGACCTTTTGGTTTCACAGCAATGTCTAACTCTGACAGGTTTGACTTGGCAGAGAGTAGCATTCTCAGTTTCCAGGGAACAACCATGTGTCACAAGATTCTAAATGCTGCGGGTCATAATCCAAAGGATTTGAGCATCCAATTGATCCTTAATGCTGAACAAATGGAGTTGGGGGAGAACAGCATTGTCAGTTTTGAAAGAACCACTTCGAATCATTCAGAAGAGTTGAAGGTTACAGCGCTGACCAACTCTAACAGTTTAGAGTTGAGAGAGAACTCCATTTTCAGCTCTTGGGGAAGCACTATTTATCAGAAGGTTTCAAGTGATGCATTTGGTCATCCAGAAGAGTTGaatg GGTCTGAATACCAAGTGGAGTGTACTGGTATCGTTCGTGAGATATTGGAAAGTGATAGTCAAGAAAGCACTTCAGTGGTGATAGAGGATACTGACCGACTGGAGCATGAGCTGCTACTGGAAATTCGGAGTAACAGTGGTGAAGAGGACAGTTGTGCCATTGATGTTCCCACTACTACTCCAAATCAAGAAGTTAGTTTTACAGTTGACACCCATGAGCAACCATATGGCAG ACACAAGCCTATTGTCACTTTCTTTATGGAGTGTTGA
- the LOC124702169 gene encoding uncharacterized protein LOC124702169 isoform X5 has translation MPRGTRKRRREPSPDAAAGQRKLLPGEVVEVCSFDPGLCGSWHQAVVIDMLDNFRSVRYNDFVDDNDNGSPLVEKVKVSDAVDGKSSVPGGFTRGKIRPVHPHQPLQVSDATYGLCVDALVEGSYWEGVIADHAEGCVERKVLFPDEGDERVMAVDQLRHTQDWDEVTGKWKPRGFWLLLQLLLSYEEKDGLPASVRQIWYDLRSDPSLLTEANLWMCGTESFWERSVAILIAELWSVCGRPLQDGYHSCRSAEALTSADFPNKKVEPTVLDKLDPTTADISQTMSEFISYYRSNDRIGARAKRDPIKRHLKSLGWTFVEDRPKNKYCVSPDGKRFISLIGACEAYLAQKDCHTNHLVLHRVTRSNEYINPTGMDLALRENTSYNKLSTNASTWKPEQLNAELSPLIGSLLVSYQEGTTLSQRHISETMRMKLKKHLLALGWSIEVREDKVIRHQGKPDISKRYRYKSPFGKTYFSILKVLKSFTVQCDKQVQGNRIEDNYLAADRVNLDATVLSDLTRLGKRKRGQKSDDIRKYIDFMEADAQNSRKKKCLRLKAKNFLKSAGWKVWRKKKSSKKREPRYVAPHGKSYNCLLAACKGYLEQGYHQENNASFGITTDDMFTLTTCHGKSKKRKSSSAPMNQARVLTSRHGQILPSQHRAKTVLSLLVEKNILLPRVKLIYKQRSDGPQIKEGSVVRDGIKCRCCNELFSLESFEVHAGCSTQFPAAHMFLKDGRSLSQCLVELMGENKPKDSLHVRLKKNYSDLESDSICSICNDGGDILLCDGCPSAFHHACVGLEATPKGSWYCPSCRCSICDSGDYDPDTNKFTEKTVMYCDQCEREYHVGCIRNKDDQLTCCPEGCWFCSRECSEIFQHLQELIGKPIPTSVEGLSCTILKFDRENVSGNVDFDNEKMAEQYGKLCIALDVLHECFVTIIEPRTRRDVSEDIVFNRESDLRRLNFRGFYTILLQKDGELLSVGTFRVCGKKFAELPLIGTRVQYRRQGMCRLIMNELEKLLSGWGVERLLLPAVPQLLETWTGPFGFTAMSNSDRFDLAESSILSFQGTTMCHKILNAAGHNPKDLSIQLILNAEQMELGENSIVSFERTTSNHSEELKVTALTNSNSLELRENSIFSSWGSTIYQKVSSDAFGHPEELNGSEYQVECTGIVREILESDSQESTSVVIEDTDRLEHELLLEIRSNSGEEDSCAIDVPTTTPNQEVSFTVDTHEQPYGR, from the exons ATGCCGCGCGGGACCCGGAAGCGGAGGCGCGAGCCGTCCCCTGACGCCGCGGCCGGGCAGAGGAAGCTCCTCCCCGGCGAAGTCGTCGAG GTCTGTAGTTTTGATCCAGGGCTGTGTGGATCATGGCATCAGGCAGTAGTCATTGATATGTTGGACAACTTTCGCTCTGTAAGGTACAATGATTTTGTTGATGACAATGATAACGGGTCACCTCTTGTTGAGAAAGTTAAGGTATCAGATGCTGTTGATGGCAAGTCAAGTGTGCCTGGGGGATTcactcgtggaaaaataagaccggtGCATCCACATCAACCGCTGCAGGTATCTGATGCAACCTATGGACTCTGTGTTGATGCACTGGTGGAAGGATCCTACTGGGAAGGTGTTATCGCTGATCATGCTGAAGGATGCGTGGAGAGGAAGGTCCTTTTTCCTGATGAAGGCGATGAACGCGTTATGGCGGTTGATCAGCTGCGCCATACTCAAGATTGGGATGAAGTTACTGGCAAATGGAAACCACGCGGATTCTGGTTGCTTCTCCAGTTGCTTTTATCATATGAAGAGAAAGATGGCTTGCCTGCATCAGTCAGGCAAATATGGTACGACTTGAGAtcagatccttccttgttgacagaAGCCAATTTGTGGATGTGTGGGACAGAATCTTTTTGGGAGAGATCAGTTGCAATCCTTATTGCAGAATTGTGGTCCGTGTGTGGCAGACCTCTCCAAGATGGATATCACTCTTGTAGATCAGCAGAAGCTTTAACATCTGCAGACTTCCCAAATAAGAAGGTCGAGCCCACTGTCTTGGATAAGCTGGATCCCACAACAGCTGATATCTCCCAGACAATGTCAGAGTTCATCTCATACTATCGGAGCAATGACAGGATAGGTGCTCGTGCCAAGAGGGATCCTATAAAGCGCCATCTTAAATCATTAGGGTGGACCTTTGTAGAAGATAGACCCAAGAACAAGTATTGTGTCTCACCTGATGGAAAGCGCTTCATATCTCTTATAGGAGCATGTGAGGCTTATCTGGCACAGAAGGATTGTCATACAAATCATTTGGTTTTACATAGAGTGACACGAAGTAATGAATATATCAACCCAACTGGCATGGATCTTGCCCTAAGGGAGAACACATCCTACAATAAATTGAGTACGAATGCCTCTACTTGGAAACCAGAGCAATTGAATGCAGAACTTTCCCCACTGATAGGGTCACTGCTTGTTAGTTACCAAGAGGGCACCACCCTTTCCCAGAGACACATTAGTGAAACCATGAGGATGAAGCTGAAGAAGCATCTGTTGGCATTAGGTTGGAGTATTGAGGTCAGAGAAGATAAAGTTATAAGACATCAAGGTAAACCAGATATTAGTAAGAGATATCGGTACAAGTCACCTTTCGGGAAGACCTATTTTTCTATCCTTAAAGTACTCAAAAGCTTCACAGTTCAATGTGATAAACAAGTTCAAGGGAACAGAATTGAAGACAATTATTTGGCAGCAGACAGAGTAAATCTTGATGCAACAGTTTTGAGTGACCTGACAAGACTTGGTAAACGCAAACGTGGACAGAAATCTGATGACATAAGAAAATACATAGACTTCATGGAAGCAGATGCGCAGAACTCCAGGAAAAAGAAATGCCTgagattaaaagctaagaacttcCTCAAATCTGCTGGGTGGAAAGTCTGGCGAAAGAAAAAATCTAGTAAGAAGCGGGAACCCCGTTATGTTGCTCCACATGGAAAGTCCTACAACTGTCTGCTGGCAGCATGTAAAGGATACCTAGAGCAAGGATATCACCAGGAGAATAATGCAAGCTTTGGGATCACCACCGATGACATGTTTACCTTGACTACATGTCAtggaaaatccaagaaaagaaaatcatCATCAGCTCCTATGAATCAGGCACGAGTTTTGACTTCAAGACATGGACAGATCCTGCCATCTCAGCATCGTGCTAAAACTGTTCTGTCTTTGTTGGTAGAAAAAAACATTCTATTACCTAGAGTTAAACTTATTTATAAGCAAAGAAGTGATGGGCCTCAGATAAAGGAAGGTTCTGTTGTTAGAGATGGAATAAAATGCAGGTGTTGTAATGAACTATTCAGTCTGGAAAGTTTCGAGGTTCATGCTGGGTGCAGTACTCAGTTTCCTGCTGCACATATGTTCTTAAAGGATGGGAGGTCCCTTTCACAGTGTTTAGTTGAATTAATGGGTGAAAACAAGCCCAAAGATTCACTGCATGTGCGCTTGAAGAAAAATTATTCAGATCTGGAAAGTGATTCAATATGCTCTATATGCAATGATGGCGGGGACATATTACTTTGTGACGGTTGCCCTTCAGccttccatcatgcttgtgttggtcTGGAG GCCACTCCAAAAGGAAGCTGGTACTGTCCATCTTGTAGATGCAGTATTTGTGACTCTGGTGATTATGATCCTGATACCAACAAATTCACTGAGAAGACTGTTATGTATTGTGATCAGTGTGAACGTGAAT ATCATGTTGGTTGCATTAGAAACAAAGATGATCAGCTTACCTGCTGTCCAGAAGGGTGCTGGTTTTGCAGTAGGGAATGCTCAGAG ATATTCCAGCATTTGCAAGAGCTTATTGGGAAACCAATTCCAACTTCAGTTGAAGGCTTATCATGTACCATACTGAAATTTGATAGAGAAAATGTCAGTGGCAATGTCGATTTTGACAATGAGAAAATGGCAGAACAGTATGGCAAGTTGTGCATTGCACTTGATGTTCTTCATGAATGTTTTGTTACTATTATCGAGCCCCGCACACGGAGGGATGTTTCTGAAGATATCGTGTTCAATAGAGA ATCAGATCTCAGACGCCTTAATTTTAGGGGATTCTACACGATACTTCTCCAGAAAGATGGTGAGCTATTATCTGTCGGCACTTTTAG GGTATGCGGGAAGAAGTTTGCTGAGCTGCCTCTTATTGGCACAAGAGTTCAATATCGTCGACAAGGAATGTGTCGCCTTATTATGAATGAACTGGAGAAG TTACTCTCTGGCTGGGGGGTGGAAAGGCTTCTCTTACCGGCAGTTCCTCAGCTTCTGGAAACATGGACAGGACCTTTTGGTTTCACAGCAATGTCTAACTCTGACAGGTTTGACTTGGCAGAGAGTAGCATTCTCAGTTTCCAGGGAACAACCATGTGTCACAAGATTCTAAATGCTGCGGGTCATAATCCAAAGGATTTGAGCATCCAATTGATCCTTAATGCTGAACAAATGGAGTTGGGGGAGAACAGCATTGTCAGTTTTGAAAGAACCACTTCGAATCATTCAGAAGAGTTGAAGGTTACAGCGCTGACCAACTCTAACAGTTTAGAGTTGAGAGAGAACTCCATTTTCAGCTCTTGGGGAAGCACTATTTATCAGAAGGTTTCAAGTGATGCATTTGGTCATCCAGAAGAGTTGaatg GGTCTGAATACCAAGTGGAGTGTACTGGTATCGTTCGTGAGATATTGGAAAGTGATAGTCAAGAAAGCACTTCAGTGGTGATAGAGGATACTGACCGACTGGAGCATGAGCTGCTACTGGAAATTCGGAGTAACAGTGGTGAAGAGGACAGTTGTGCCATTGATGTTCCCACTACTACTCCAAATCAAGAAGTTAGTTTTACAGTTGACACCCATGAGCAACCATATGGCAGGTAG